A region from the Agrococcus sp. SL85 genome encodes:
- a CDS encoding TetR/AcrR family transcriptional regulator, with protein sequence MPDPSTMRGASPAAAEIPDLATMPDAARRIAAAAEALFYERGITAVGVDRIAEASGVTKRTLYDRFGSKDVLVAVYLTERDRRWRALVEEAVAAAPDTHAALLAPFDALERWMGGTARGCAFVNALAELPDASHPGRAVILEQKRWLEARLCALATAAGASDAATLAARLLVLHEGALATQPLDLGTLPVVQALARELVDRALA encoded by the coding sequence ATGCCCGATCCGAGCACCATGCGCGGCGCGAGCCCGGCGGCGGCCGAGATCCCCGACCTCGCGACGATGCCGGACGCCGCCCGCCGCATCGCGGCCGCGGCCGAGGCGCTGTTCTACGAGCGCGGCATCACGGCCGTCGGCGTCGACCGCATCGCCGAGGCGAGCGGCGTGACGAAGCGCACGCTCTACGACCGCTTCGGCTCGAAGGACGTGCTCGTCGCCGTGTACCTCACCGAGCGCGACCGCCGCTGGCGGGCGCTCGTCGAGGAGGCTGTGGCGGCTGCGCCCGACACCCACGCCGCGCTGCTCGCGCCCTTCGATGCGCTGGAGAGGTGGATGGGCGGCACCGCGCGCGGCTGCGCCTTCGTGAACGCCCTCGCCGAGCTGCCCGACGCCTCGCACCCCGGTCGCGCCGTGATCCTCGAGCAGAAGCGGTGGCTCGAGGCCAGGCTGTGCGCGCTCGCCACGGCCGCAGGCGCATCCGACGCCGCGACCCTCGCCGCCCGGCTGCTCGTGCTGCACGAGGGCGCGCTCGCGACGCAGCCGCTCGACCTCGGCACGCTGCCCGTGGTGCAGGCGCTCGCGCGCGAGCTCGTCGACCGCGCGCTCGCCTGA
- a CDS encoding sugar phosphate isomerase/epimerase family protein, whose amino-acid sequence MQIGVHGLVFTGTFDEAGIQTAIAGTQRAGFDLLELPLMDPYEIDGALVARILGDHGVAMTSSLGLDAAHDLSSEDTAVSRAGEDLLARAIDVVAEAGGAHLCGVIFSAMQKYVQPATAANRAASASALARLGERAQQAGVTLSLEVVNRYETNIMNTARGGLRFLEEVGHPNVHLHLDTYHMNIEESGMLEPVLDAGERLRYVHIGESHRGYLGTGSVDFPSFFRGLSRLGYDGPIVFESFSSAVVSASLSNTLGIWRNLWDDSDDLAAHANRFIRDQLRAVETIALH is encoded by the coding sequence ATGCAGATCGGCGTCCACGGCCTCGTCTTCACCGGCACGTTCGACGAGGCGGGCATCCAGACCGCCATCGCCGGCACCCAGCGGGCGGGCTTCGACCTGCTCGAGCTGCCCCTCATGGACCCCTACGAGATCGACGGCGCGCTCGTCGCGCGCATCCTCGGCGACCACGGCGTCGCGATGACCTCGTCGCTCGGCCTCGACGCCGCGCACGACCTCTCGAGCGAGGACACCGCGGTGAGCCGGGCGGGGGAGGACCTGCTGGCGCGCGCGATCGACGTCGTCGCCGAGGCGGGCGGCGCCCACCTGTGCGGCGTCATCTTCTCGGCGATGCAGAAGTACGTGCAGCCGGCGACGGCCGCGAACCGCGCGGCCTCGGCCTCGGCGCTCGCTCGGCTCGGCGAGCGCGCGCAGCAGGCGGGCGTCACGCTCTCGCTCGAGGTCGTGAACCGCTACGAGACGAACATCATGAACACGGCGCGCGGCGGCCTGCGCTTCCTCGAGGAGGTCGGCCACCCCAACGTGCACCTGCACCTCGACACGTACCACATGAACATCGAGGAGTCGGGGATGCTCGAGCCCGTGCTCGACGCCGGCGAGCGCCTCAGGTACGTGCACATCGGCGAGAGCCACCGCGGCTACCTCGGCACGGGATCCGTCGACTTCCCGTCGTTCTTCCGCGGCCTCTCGCGGCTCGGCTACGACGGCCCGATCGTGTTCGAGTCGTTCTCGAGCGCGGTGGTCTCGGCCTCGCTCTCGAACACGCTCGGCATCTGGCGGAACCTCTGGGACGACTCCGACGACCTCGCCGCCCACGCCAACCGCTTCATCCGCGACCAGCTGCGCGCGGTGGAGACGATCGCCCTCCACTGA
- a CDS encoding class II aldolase/adducin family protein — translation MSVAEALLALAHAVGEPRRELVILAEGNVSARIDDERMLVKATGSSMASAGADDLVECRFAPILELLDDPRAFEGGEGDARVAEALLASRVDPTAKRPSVEALLHAVVLTSGAAAACHTHPISANGILCSDRAPLLAAGALFPDQVVVLGAQTLLVPYVDPGLGLGRLMRHELRAFADRHRALPKLVWLQSHGMFAIGDDPAECLRITEMADKVARVLAGALAAGEPAFLPDAVVDRIDGREDEDVRRAALAGR, via the coding sequence ATGAGCGTCGCCGAGGCGCTGCTCGCGCTCGCGCACGCCGTGGGCGAGCCGCGCCGCGAGCTCGTGATCCTCGCCGAGGGCAACGTCTCGGCTCGCATCGACGACGAGCGGATGCTCGTGAAGGCGACGGGCTCGTCGATGGCCTCGGCGGGCGCCGACGACCTCGTCGAGTGCCGCTTCGCGCCCATCCTCGAGCTGCTCGACGACCCGCGCGCCTTCGAGGGCGGCGAGGGCGACGCGCGCGTCGCCGAGGCGCTGCTCGCCTCCCGCGTCGACCCGACGGCGAAGCGCCCGAGCGTCGAGGCGCTGCTGCACGCGGTCGTGCTCACCTCCGGCGCCGCGGCCGCGTGCCACACGCATCCGATCTCGGCCAACGGCATCCTCTGCTCCGACCGGGCGCCGCTGCTCGCCGCGGGCGCGCTCTTCCCCGACCAGGTCGTGGTGCTCGGCGCGCAGACGCTGCTCGTGCCCTACGTCGACCCGGGCCTCGGCCTCGGCCGCCTCATGCGGCACGAGCTGCGCGCCTTCGCCGACCGCCACCGCGCGCTGCCGAAGCTCGTCTGGCTGCAGAGCCACGGCATGTTCGCGATCGGCGACGACCCCGCGGAGTGCCTGCGCATCACCGAGATGGCCGACAAGGTCGCGCGCGTCCTCGCGGGCGCGCTCGCCGCGGGCGAGCCCGCCTTCCTCCCCGACGCGGTCGTCGACCGCATCGACGGCCGCGAGGACGAGGACGTGCGCCGCGCGGCCCTCGCCGGCCGCTGA
- a CDS encoding ABC transporter permease has product MTAVDTAPKGGRNEAPTPERPSAASRARAWLAGGGLKERATLLLGLIILLVVVMSILDGVGATRGDFNSDYLAATLIAYVPLALLALAELFVITSGRGGIDLSVGSMVSLTGIAFAMLYQQAMLPLAASILLAVALGALLGAVNGVLTAYLGYPALITTLATFYAYRSIALVVSDQKPVSGPEISQFYDAAKAIELPVIGATLPLVPLGVFTFLLPVAVVAWFVLNRTSYGRKLYAIGTNDTAAQWAGIDTRRTRMLAYVASGAISGLVGVYTVAQFASARPDAGTSGSGMALPAITIAVLGGVAITGGIGRLSGILLAALLIVWLNASILLVVPGNEGAQAQLLALGVVLLGASLLANASVRRRTTGLTRPAAVPGTAAGRSR; this is encoded by the coding sequence ATGACCGCCGTCGACACCGCCCCGAAGGGCGGCCGCAACGAGGCACCGACGCCCGAGCGTCCCTCGGCCGCGAGCCGCGCACGTGCATGGCTCGCCGGCGGCGGGCTCAAGGAGCGCGCGACGCTGCTGCTCGGGCTCATCATCCTGCTCGTCGTCGTCATGTCGATCCTCGACGGCGTCGGCGCCACGCGCGGCGACTTCAACAGCGACTACCTCGCCGCGACCCTCATCGCCTACGTGCCGCTCGCGCTGCTCGCGCTCGCGGAGCTCTTCGTGATCACCTCGGGCCGCGGCGGCATCGACCTCTCGGTCGGCTCGATGGTCTCGCTCACCGGCATCGCCTTCGCGATGCTGTACCAGCAGGCGATGCTGCCGCTCGCGGCCTCGATCCTGCTCGCCGTCGCCCTCGGGGCGCTCCTGGGCGCCGTGAACGGCGTGCTCACCGCCTACCTCGGCTACCCCGCGCTCATCACGACGCTCGCGACCTTCTACGCCTACCGCTCCATCGCGCTCGTCGTGAGCGACCAGAAGCCGGTCTCGGGCCCCGAGATCTCGCAGTTCTACGACGCCGCGAAGGCGATCGAGCTGCCCGTGATCGGCGCGACGCTGCCGCTCGTGCCGCTCGGCGTCTTCACGTTCCTGCTGCCGGTCGCGGTCGTCGCGTGGTTCGTCCTGAACCGCACGTCCTACGGCCGGAAGCTCTACGCGATCGGCACGAACGACACCGCCGCGCAGTGGGCGGGCATCGACACCCGCCGCACGCGCATGCTCGCCTACGTCGCCTCGGGCGCGATCTCGGGCCTCGTGGGCGTGTACACCGTGGCGCAGTTCGCCTCCGCGAGGCCCGACGCCGGCACGAGCGGCAGCGGCATGGCGCTGCCGGCCATCACCATCGCGGTGCTCGGCGGCGTCGCCATCACGGGCGGCATCGGCCGGCTCTCGGGCATCCTGCTCGCAGCGCTGCTCATCGTGTGGCTCAACGCCTCGATCCTGCTCGTCGTGCCCGGCAACGAGGGCGCCCAGGCGCAGCTGCTCGCGCTCGGCGTCGTGCTGCTCGGCGCCTCGCTGCTCGCGAACGCATCCGTGCGGCGCAGGACCACAGGGCTCACGAGGCCCGCCGCCGTGCCGGGCACCGCGGCGGGGCGCTCCCGATGA
- a CDS encoding ABC transporter permease, whose amino-acid sequence MSATTAPAPERGAPERLSLRRILPPVVTGQELVLLGVLVVLWVLLGIFTPAFLTPGSIGPLLVQVAPIALIGVGMTFVIITAGIDVSVAAMIMVSAVVTARVIVAADVPAIVAVLLAVVIGTALGALNGALIAYGRVHPIIITFGTANLFQWLGLRVFDSSTVNGIPGTLDFFGRGAEGSTLGVPHSFAIAVVAVAAAWWFLRYAKAGRSLYAIGGNQNAARLAGIKVQPRLLWVYAVTGALAGLAACMVIATGTSSLDQSVGSGKELQVIAAVVIGGTSILGGRGSVVGTLLGAILVQTVVSGVTQLGWPTQLGFLFVGIFILIAVGTDLIRERARRRA is encoded by the coding sequence ATGAGCGCCACCACCGCGCCCGCCCCCGAGCGCGGCGCCCCCGAGCGGCTGAGCCTGCGCCGCATCCTGCCGCCGGTCGTCACGGGCCAGGAGCTCGTGCTGCTCGGCGTGCTCGTGGTGCTGTGGGTGCTGCTGGGCATCTTCACGCCCGCGTTCCTCACGCCCGGCTCGATCGGGCCGCTGCTCGTGCAGGTGGCGCCGATCGCGCTCATCGGCGTCGGCATGACCTTCGTGATCATCACCGCCGGGATCGACGTGTCGGTCGCGGCCATGATCATGGTCTCGGCGGTCGTCACCGCGCGCGTCATCGTCGCCGCCGACGTGCCCGCGATCGTCGCCGTGCTGCTCGCGGTCGTCATCGGCACCGCGCTCGGCGCGCTGAACGGCGCGCTCATCGCCTACGGCCGCGTGCACCCGATCATCATCACCTTCGGCACCGCGAACCTCTTCCAGTGGCTGGGCCTGCGGGTGTTCGACTCCTCGACCGTCAACGGCATCCCCGGCACGCTCGACTTCTTCGGCCGCGGCGCCGAGGGCTCCACGCTCGGCGTGCCCCACTCGTTCGCGATCGCGGTCGTCGCCGTCGCAGCGGCGTGGTGGTTCCTGCGCTACGCGAAGGCCGGCCGCAGCCTCTACGCGATCGGCGGCAACCAGAACGCCGCGCGCCTCGCGGGCATCAAGGTGCAGCCGCGCCTCCTCTGGGTCTACGCGGTCACCGGCGCGCTCGCGGGCCTCGCCGCCTGCATGGTCATCGCCACCGGGACCTCGAGCCTCGACCAGTCGGTGGGCTCGGGCAAGGAGCTGCAGGTCATCGCCGCCGTCGTCATCGGCGGCACCTCGATCCTCGGCGGCCGCGGCAGCGTCGTGGGCACCCTGCTCGGCGCGATCCTCGTGCAGACCGTCGTCTCGGGCGTCACCCAGCTCGGCTGGCCCACCCAGCTCGGCTTCCTCTTCGTCGGCATCTTCATCCTGATCGCCGTCGGCACCGACCTCATCCGCGAGCGAGCCAGGAGGCGCGCATGA
- a CDS encoding sugar ABC transporter ATP-binding protein, whose product MTDTAASETHAERGVAPRLEMRGIAKRYGGVRAIRHADLTVRPGTVHALVGENGAGKSTLIKILSGAEQADEGTIAIDGAPVAIGSTTDAIGLGVQTVYQEPQLFPELTVAENCFVGREITRGPAIDWRAQAPRMLELLDLVGLDRGLAAQPLGSLSIAKQQQVSIAKALLERASILILDEPSAILTDAEIEVLFGVVRRLAAEGVSIIYISHRLDELFRIADEVTIMRDGQTVSSQPIGELTVREIAERMVGGAIPEGTQTERELGEAVLELEGLSLEGAFDDVSLTIRAGEVVGLYGLVGSGAAEVGEVVYGMRRATSGRLRAVGDDRHPASPAAAKRRGIRMVPANRASQGSFSFQPIAFNITIGSLGLLGRAPGWVSPRAERRISDDLIRRLAVKTPSGRQPIGAMSGGNAQKVVLARQIVEQPRLLVLGEPTQGVDVGAKEEIHRIVADLAERGTAVLVITTDLAEVQRIADRVLVFRAGRVAVELPPTASQASLLAAAAGAIDDDGAPAPATDRAEDAA is encoded by the coding sequence ATGACCGACACCGCGGCCAGCGAGACGCACGCCGAGCGGGGCGTCGCGCCCCGGCTCGAGATGCGGGGCATCGCCAAGCGCTACGGCGGCGTCCGCGCCATCCGCCACGCCGACCTCACCGTGCGGCCCGGCACCGTCCACGCCCTCGTGGGCGAGAACGGCGCCGGCAAGTCGACCCTCATCAAGATCCTCTCGGGCGCCGAGCAGGCCGACGAGGGCACGATCGCCATCGACGGCGCGCCCGTCGCCATCGGCAGCACGACCGACGCCATCGGGCTCGGCGTGCAGACCGTCTACCAGGAGCCGCAGCTCTTCCCCGAGCTGACCGTCGCCGAGAACTGCTTCGTCGGGCGCGAGATCACGCGCGGCCCCGCGATCGACTGGCGCGCGCAGGCACCCAGGATGCTCGAGCTGCTCGACCTCGTCGGCCTCGACCGCGGCCTCGCCGCCCAGCCGCTCGGCTCGCTCTCGATCGCGAAGCAGCAGCAGGTGTCGATCGCCAAGGCGCTCCTCGAGCGGGCCAGCATCCTGATCCTCGACGAGCCGAGCGCCATCCTCACCGACGCCGAGATCGAGGTGCTCTTCGGCGTCGTGCGCCGCCTCGCGGCCGAGGGCGTCTCGATCATCTACATCAGCCACCGCCTCGACGAGCTCTTCCGCATCGCCGACGAGGTCACGATCATGCGCGACGGGCAGACGGTCTCGTCGCAGCCCATCGGCGAGCTCACCGTGCGCGAGATCGCCGAGCGCATGGTCGGCGGCGCCATCCCCGAGGGCACCCAGACCGAGCGCGAGCTGGGCGAGGCGGTGCTCGAGCTCGAGGGCCTCTCGCTCGAGGGCGCCTTCGACGACGTGTCGCTCACCATCCGCGCGGGGGAGGTCGTGGGCCTCTACGGGCTCGTCGGCTCCGGCGCGGCCGAGGTGGGGGAGGTCGTCTACGGCATGCGCCGCGCGACCTCCGGCCGGCTCCGCGCCGTCGGCGACGACCGCCACCCGGCGAGCCCCGCCGCCGCGAAGCGCCGCGGGATCCGCATGGTGCCCGCCAACCGCGCCTCGCAGGGCTCCTTCTCGTTCCAGCCGATCGCCTTCAACATCACCATCGGCTCCCTCGGGCTGCTCGGGAGGGCGCCCGGCTGGGTGTCGCCGCGCGCCGAGCGCCGCATCAGCGACGACCTCATCCGTCGCCTCGCGGTCAAGACGCCCTCCGGCCGCCAGCCGATCGGCGCGATGTCGGGCGGCAACGCGCAGAAGGTCGTGCTCGCGCGGCAGATCGTCGAGCAGCCGAGGCTCCTCGTGCTCGGCGAGCCCACGCAGGGCGTCGACGTCGGCGCCAAGGAGGAGATCCACCGGATCGTCGCCGACCTCGCCGAGCGCGGCACCGCCGTGCTCGTCATCACCACCGACCTCGCCGAGGTGCAGCGCATCGCCGACCGCGTCCTCGTCTTCCGCGCCGGCCGCGTCGCCGTCGAGCTGCCGCCCACCGCGAGCCAGGCATCCCTGCTCGCCGCGGCCGCCGGCGCGATCGACGACGACGGCGCGCCCGCACCCGCCACCGACCGAGCGGAGGACGCCGCATGA
- a CDS encoding autoinducer 2 ABC transporter substrate-binding protein, with protein MKISRRIAGALALSAAAAVVLAGCTSRNDTGSSAEPGATEGGGTAEGLTIAFVPKLQGIPYFEAMNTGGQQAAEELGFEWLYQGPTTADAAAQADIVRSFIQQGVDVLFVAPNDPNSMAPLLEEAQAAGIHVATTDTDAPDSVREVFVNQASTQGIGEALTDSLLEAMGGSGKYAIVSCGETAANLNAWIEVQEAYTASEYPDAEIVDVVYAGEDQAMATQMATDLMNSNPDLTGLVGECTSSAPGVAQAVEDAGRIGEVFTVGLGTPASMLPYLESGSSSGSILWDVEALGYLTGWAGVQLANDGDLGDTSSIGLDTAAGATYDEATGELLLGPPTVFTADNAGDYDY; from the coding sequence ATGAAGATCTCACGCAGGATCGCGGGTGCACTGGCGCTCTCGGCGGCCGCAGCCGTCGTGCTGGCCGGCTGCACCTCGCGCAACGACACGGGCAGCTCGGCGGAGCCGGGTGCCACCGAGGGCGGCGGCACCGCCGAGGGCCTCACCATCGCCTTCGTGCCCAAGCTGCAGGGCATCCCCTACTTCGAGGCCATGAACACCGGCGGCCAGCAGGCGGCCGAGGAGCTCGGCTTCGAGTGGCTGTACCAGGGCCCCACGACCGCCGACGCGGCCGCGCAGGCCGACATCGTGCGCTCGTTCATCCAGCAGGGCGTCGACGTGCTCTTCGTCGCCCCGAACGACCCGAACTCGATGGCGCCGCTGCTCGAGGAGGCGCAGGCGGCCGGCATCCACGTGGCCACGACCGACACCGACGCGCCCGACTCCGTGCGCGAGGTCTTCGTCAACCAGGCCTCCACGCAGGGCATCGGCGAGGCGCTCACCGACTCGCTGCTCGAGGCCATGGGCGGCTCGGGCAAGTACGCGATCGTCTCCTGCGGCGAGACCGCGGCGAACCTCAACGCGTGGATCGAGGTGCAGGAGGCGTACACGGCCTCGGAGTACCCCGACGCCGAGATCGTCGACGTCGTCTACGCCGGCGAGGACCAGGCCATGGCCACGCAGATGGCGACCGACCTCATGAACTCGAACCCCGACCTCACGGGGCTCGTGGGCGAGTGCACGTCGTCGGCGCCGGGCGTCGCGCAGGCCGTCGAGGACGCGGGCCGCATCGGCGAGGTGTTCACGGTGGGCCTCGGCACGCCGGCCTCGATGCTGCCGTACCTCGAGTCGGGCTCGTCGAGCGGCTCCATCCTGTGGGACGTCGAGGCGCTCGGCTACCTCACCGGCTGGGCCGGCGTGCAGCTGGCGAACGACGGCGACCTCGGCGACACGAGCTCGATCGGGCTCGACACCGCCGCGGGCGCGACGTACGACGAGGCGACGGGCGAGCTGCTGCTCGGCCCGCCCACGGTCTTCACGGCCGACAACGCGGGCGACTACGACTACTGA
- a CDS encoding DeoR/GlpR family DNA-binding transcription regulator, which translates to MRTAAEAKRAIARRAAELVEDGDVIALDTSSTSHHLALELVSRQGLVVITQSLPTATMLAERSTARIVMPGGTLRRESSGLVGSIGDALAGRGRIRTAFVGVVGLSPERGLLELASDEALAKQALVAMSDRVHALFDSSKTTGFALHTFATPEQVTSLITDEAADDDFVAQWEGVGVAVDRVPLGDDQTTGTAPVPARGASASRRHTQKEHR; encoded by the coding sequence ATGCGCACCGCGGCCGAGGCGAAGCGCGCCATCGCGCGCCGCGCCGCCGAGCTCGTCGAGGACGGCGACGTCATCGCGCTCGACACCTCCTCGACCTCGCACCACCTCGCGCTCGAGCTCGTCTCGCGCCAGGGCCTCGTGGTCATCACGCAGTCGCTGCCGACCGCCACGATGCTCGCCGAGCGCTCGACCGCCCGGATCGTCATGCCCGGCGGCACCCTCCGCCGCGAGTCGAGCGGCCTCGTGGGCTCGATCGGCGACGCCCTCGCCGGCCGCGGCCGCATCCGCACCGCCTTCGTCGGCGTCGTCGGGCTCTCGCCCGAGCGCGGCCTGCTCGAGCTCGCCTCCGACGAGGCGCTCGCCAAGCAGGCGCTCGTCGCGATGAGCGACCGCGTCCACGCCCTCTTCGACTCGAGCAAGACCACCGGCTTCGCGCTCCACACCTTCGCGACGCCCGAGCAGGTCACGAGCCTCATCACCGACGAGGCCGCCGACGACGACTTCGTCGCGCAGTGGGAGGGCGTCGGCGTCGCCGTCGACCGCGTCCCGCTCGGCGACGACCAGACGACCGGCACGGCGCCGGTCCCGGCGCGGGGCGCGTCTGCCTCCCGACGCCACACCCAGAAGGAGCATCGATGA
- a CDS encoding L-rhamnose mutarotase: protein MGETTGRQALHPVCFRLRVRPELVDEYRERHAAVWPEMLEALAETGWHDYRIFVADDGTCIGTLRTADLDASLAGMAAREVNARWQAAMRPFFAGLERPADESFELIPLAFDLDAQRAAAAAARG, encoded by the coding sequence ATGGGCGAGACCACCGGTCGGCAGGCGCTGCATCCCGTGTGCTTCCGCCTCCGCGTGCGCCCCGAGCTCGTCGACGAGTACCGCGAGCGCCACGCCGCCGTCTGGCCCGAGATGCTCGAGGCGCTGGCCGAGACCGGCTGGCACGACTACCGGATCTTCGTCGCCGACGACGGCACGTGCATCGGCACGCTCCGCACCGCCGACCTCGACGCCTCGCTCGCCGGCATGGCCGCGCGCGAGGTCAACGCGCGCTGGCAGGCCGCGATGCGGCCCTTCTTCGCGGGGCTCGAGCGGCCCGCCGACGAGTCCTTCGAGCTCATCCCCCTCGCCTTCGACCTCGACGCGCAGCGCGCGGCCGCCGCCGCGGCGCGCGGCTGA
- the rhaI gene encoding L-rhamnose isomerase, which yields MAVTPTSAELDRLRIEVPSWAYGNSGTRFRVFGTPGTPRDPFEKVADAAQVHAHTGLAPTVALHIPWDLVDDWGALRRHAEDLGVALGTINSNTFQDDDYKLGSLTHVEPRVRRKAIDHHLRCIDVMRRTGSRDLKVWLADGTNYPGQDSIRERQDRLAESLAEIYAALDPEHRMVLEYKFFEPAFYHTDIPDWGTSYVHCAALGEQAKVVLDTGHHAPGTNIEFIVAQLLRLGKLGAFDFNSRFYADDDLMVGAADPFQLFRIVVELIAGGGYGDPDVQLVLDQCHNIEAKVPGQIRSVLNVQEAVAKALSLDTAALADARRAGDVLLANEVLMDAYATDVRPLLAEHRASKGLPEDPMRAFLASGYLERIAEERQGGVQAGWGA from the coding sequence ATGGCCGTCACCCCCACGAGCGCCGAGCTCGACCGCCTCCGGATCGAGGTGCCCAGCTGGGCCTACGGCAACTCCGGCACGCGCTTCCGCGTCTTCGGCACGCCCGGCACCCCGCGCGACCCCTTCGAGAAGGTCGCCGACGCCGCGCAGGTGCACGCGCACACCGGCCTCGCGCCCACCGTCGCCCTCCACATCCCGTGGGACCTCGTCGACGACTGGGGCGCGCTCCGCCGCCACGCGGAGGACCTGGGCGTGGCGCTCGGCACCATCAACTCGAACACCTTCCAGGACGACGACTACAAGCTCGGCTCGCTCACGCACGTCGAGCCGCGCGTGCGCCGGAAGGCGATCGACCACCACCTGCGGTGCATCGACGTGATGCGCCGGACGGGCTCGCGCGACCTGAAGGTCTGGCTCGCCGACGGCACGAACTACCCCGGCCAGGACTCGATCCGCGAGCGCCAGGACCGGCTGGCCGAGTCGCTCGCCGAGATCTACGCGGCGCTCGACCCCGAGCACCGGATGGTGCTCGAGTACAAGTTCTTCGAGCCGGCGTTCTACCACACCGACATCCCCGACTGGGGGACGAGCTACGTGCACTGCGCCGCCCTCGGCGAGCAGGCGAAGGTCGTGCTCGACACCGGCCACCACGCGCCCGGCACGAACATCGAGTTCATCGTCGCCCAGCTGCTGCGGCTCGGGAAGCTCGGCGCCTTCGACTTCAACTCGCGCTTCTACGCCGACGACGACCTCATGGTCGGTGCGGCCGACCCGTTCCAGCTCTTCCGCATCGTCGTCGAGCTCATCGCGGGCGGCGGCTACGGCGACCCCGACGTGCAGCTCGTGCTCGACCAGTGCCACAACATCGAGGCGAAGGTGCCGGGCCAGATCCGCTCGGTGCTCAACGTGCAGGAGGCCGTCGCGAAGGCGCTCTCGCTCGACACCGCGGCGCTCGCCGACGCGCGCCGCGCAGGCGACGTGCTGCTCGCGAACGAGGTGCTCATGGACGCCTACGCCACCGACGTGCGCCCGCTGCTCGCCGAGCACCGCGCGTCGAAGGGGCTGCCGGAGGACCCGATGCGGGCGTTCCTCGCCTCGGGCTACCTCGAGCGCATCGCCGAGGAGCGCCAGGGCGGCGTCCAGGCCGGATGGGGGGCGTGA